From a single Oreochromis niloticus isolate F11D_XX linkage group LG3, O_niloticus_UMD_NMBU, whole genome shotgun sequence genomic region:
- the batf2 gene encoding putative protein TPRXL isoform X1 gives MSPLFMDSGSESTSPGSTAGSERERGGQQMGSRGTKRREKNRDAARKSRKKQTERADELHEELQNLERSNSALQKDIAALKKELHFYTTSLERHKPYCRLPSSLAGSSSADCQTSSNHHGIAEASDSNVAASSPLSFSLTSMTSSLGLQSVDCVERNHVSPPATTTLASSAHSSPKLFNSSSSSSSSSPVTIPYSASFTTYTAPHSLFSKEPIMTSSTTNGIPICDGLFSNPVPSGVLSTATQPTLEQDTLCEIDYTADGFFKEKTSFLNATADATPPYSHLEAGSAGVVAPGCMPQLPPCRFSGNQSSSIPPSTFLPSPLQNPLPPSFLASAASGLEPSPVPSFSSKQSYDQDNTSNSVSLLSLLTVPGPLDISQATSSSFDRAPSEPPPLAPQPGVPSKDLDLCDLYDWLISGNNNQ, from the exons ATGTCCCCGTTATTCATGGACTCCGGGTCCGAGTCCACCAGCCCCGGCAGTACTGCAGGATCG gagagagaaagagggggaCAACAGATGGGATCCAGAGGGACAAAAAGACGGGAGAAGAACAGGGATGCGGCGAGGAAGAGCCGCaaaaaacagacagagagagcagaTGAACTTCATGAG GAACTCCAGAATCTGGAGCGCTCAAACTCGGCTCTTCAAAAGGACATCGCTGCATTGAAAAAAGAGCTGCACTTCTACACGACGTCGCTGGAGCGTCACAAACCTTACTGCCGCCTCCCCTCCAGCCTTGCGGGTTCTTCTTCCGCTGACTGTCAGACAAGCTCCAACCATCACGGAATCGCTGAGGCCTCGGACTCCAACGTGGCTGCTTCCTCTCCACTCTCCTTCTCTCTGACCTCCATGACCTCCAGCCTGGGACTTCAGAGCGTTGACTGCGTCGAAAGGAACCACGTCTCTCCTCCAGCTACTACAACATTAGCCTCCTCTGCTCATTCTTCACCTAAGCTCTTcaattcctcctcctcctcctcttcctccagccCAGTGACAATTCCCTATTCTGCATCTTTTACCACATACACAGCTCCGCACTCTTTATTTAGCAAAGAACCTATAATGACCTCAAGCACAACAAATGGTATACCCATCTGTGACGGTCTTTTTTCAAACCCCGTTCCCTCCGGTGTCCTCTCCACAGCCACGCAGCCCACGCTGGAGCAAGACACCCTCTGTGAAATTGATTACACAGCGGACGGATTTTTTAAGGAGAAAACATCTTTTCTAAATGCTACAGCTGACGCTACACCCCCTTATTCCCATTTAGAGGCTGGAAGCGCGGGTGTAGTAGCACCGGGTTGCATGCCCCAGCTGCCTCCATGTCGGTTTAGTGGAAACCAAAGCAGTTCAATTCCACCGTCTACTTTTTTACCATCACCTCTTCAaaatcctcttcctccttcttttTTAGCATCAGCAGCTTCAGGTTTGGAGCCATCACCCGTGCCTTCTTTTTCCTCAAAGCAGAGTTATGATCAAGACAATACATCAAACAGTGTGTCTCTGCTCTCCCTGCTCACTGTCCCTGGTCCACTCGATATATCTCAAGCTACCTCCAGCAGCTTCGACAGGGCTCCGTCTGAACCTCCGCCATTGGCGCCACAACCAGGGGTTCCCTCAAAGGATCTTGATCTTTGTGATTTGTACGACTGGCTCATAAGTGGGAATAATAACCAGTAG
- the sb:cb1058 gene encoding uncharacterized protein sb:cb1058 has protein sequence MAIGRNSRMSSVRSSIRAPKFLDKSSGFYGRLDEPEAATEVEETGVNVCNIEEGVSSDPSITAVHCSDEKEEGEVFGFSEGMMEDDDESLLRRKPSRRSSRWRRSSRRKQKEGRAEEDAAREERPSLGTEGPADFPEDIRVKIEVEMENLKKVEEENEKAGREKEPVLVHFPAREDADDQVLIRDKKRGREDEEEEERRMTKEQEEGMKVVKRKNYRKALDRALRRGWGAFVANLYSVTLAPVNSSPSSSSPSSKKKHQHNSVLAEFQ, from the exons ATGGCTATTGGCAGGAACTCCAGGATGAGCTCAGTCCGAAGCTCCATCAGGGCCCCAAAGTTTCTGGACAAATCGAGTGGCTTCTACGGTCGCCTCGACGAGCCTGAGGCCGCCACAGAGGTGGAGGAGACTGGTGTAAATGTTTGCAACATAGAGGAGGGAGTCTCGAGTGACCCATCCATCACTGCGGTGCACTGTTCTGATGAGAAGGAAGAAGGCGAGGTGTTTGGCTTCAGCGAAGGCATGATGGAAGATGACGACGAGAGCCTCCTGAGGAGGAAACCCAGCCGCCgcagcagcaggtggaggagAAGCTCCAGGAGGAAGCAGAAAGAGGGGAGAGCAGAGGAGGACGCGGCCAGAGAGGAGAGGCCCAGCCTGGGCACGGAGGGTCCAGCTGACTTCCCCGAGGACATCAGGGTGAAGATCGAGGTAGAGATGGAGAACCTGAAGAAGGTggaggaagaaaatgaaaaggcGGGCAGGGAGAAGGAACCCGTGCTCGTTCACTTCCCGGCTCGGGAGGACGCTGACGACCAAGTCCTGATCCGAGACaagaagagaggaagagaagacgaagaggaggaggagaggaggatgacGAAGGAGCAAGAGGAAGGGATGAAAGTGGTGAAGAGGAAAAATTACCGCAAG GCTTTGGACCGAGCGCTGCGCCGCGGCTGGGGGGCCTTCGTTGCCAACCTCTACAGCGTCACACTTGCACCGGTGAACTCCTCGCCATCATCGTCTTCACCGTCGTCAAAGAAGAAGCACCAGCACAATTCAGTGTTAGCAGAATTTCAATAG
- the arl2 gene encoding ADP-ribosylation factor-like protein 2 has product MGLLTILKKMKQKEREMRLLMLGLDNAGKTTILKKFNGEDVSTISPTLGFNIKTLEHKGFKLNIWDVGGQKSLRSYWRNYFESTDGLVWVVDSADRLRLEDCRQELSALLLEERLAGATLLVFANKQDLPGALSKEAIREALALDNIKSHHWCIIGCSAVTGENLLAGVDWLLDDIAARIFTAD; this is encoded by the exons ATGGGTTTACTAACAATTCTGAAGAAGATGAAACAGAAGGAGCGCGAGATGAGGCTGCTGATGCT AGGTCTGGACAACGCGGGGAAGACGACCATCTTGAAAAAATTCAACGGGGAGGACGTCAGCACCATCTCTCCCACTCTGGGCTTCAACATCAAAACGCTGGAGCACAAAGG GTTTAAACTGAATATTTGGGACGTAGGCGGTCAGAAGTCACTGCGCTCCTACTGGAGGAACTACTTTGAGAGCACAGATGGGCTGGTGTGGGTGGTGGACAGCGCAGACAGACTCAGACTGGAGGACTGCAGACAGGAGCTCAGCGCACTCCTCCTGGAGGAG AGGTTAGCTGGTGCAACGCTGCTGGTTTTTGCCAACAAACAGGATTTACCAGGAGCTCTGTCCAAAGAGGCAATACGAGAG GCGCTGGCCCTGGATAACATCAAAAGTCATCACTGGTGTATCATTGGTTGCAGTGCAGTAACAGGAGAGAACTTGTTAGCTGGAGTGGACTGGTTATTAGACGACATCGCTGCGAGGATCTTCACTGCTGACTGA
- the batf2 gene encoding putative protein TPRXL isoform X2, with product MSPLFMDSGSESTSPGSTAGSELQNLERSNSALQKDIAALKKELHFYTTSLERHKPYCRLPSSLAGSSSADCQTSSNHHGIAEASDSNVAASSPLSFSLTSMTSSLGLQSVDCVERNHVSPPATTTLASSAHSSPKLFNSSSSSSSSSPVTIPYSASFTTYTAPHSLFSKEPIMTSSTTNGIPICDGLFSNPVPSGVLSTATQPTLEQDTLCEIDYTADGFFKEKTSFLNATADATPPYSHLEAGSAGVVAPGCMPQLPPCRFSGNQSSSIPPSTFLPSPLQNPLPPSFLASAASGLEPSPVPSFSSKQSYDQDNTSNSVSLLSLLTVPGPLDISQATSSSFDRAPSEPPPLAPQPGVPSKDLDLCDLYDWLISGNNNQ from the exons ATGTCCCCGTTATTCATGGACTCCGGGTCCGAGTCCACCAGCCCCGGCAGTACTGCAGGATCG GAACTCCAGAATCTGGAGCGCTCAAACTCGGCTCTTCAAAAGGACATCGCTGCATTGAAAAAAGAGCTGCACTTCTACACGACGTCGCTGGAGCGTCACAAACCTTACTGCCGCCTCCCCTCCAGCCTTGCGGGTTCTTCTTCCGCTGACTGTCAGACAAGCTCCAACCATCACGGAATCGCTGAGGCCTCGGACTCCAACGTGGCTGCTTCCTCTCCACTCTCCTTCTCTCTGACCTCCATGACCTCCAGCCTGGGACTTCAGAGCGTTGACTGCGTCGAAAGGAACCACGTCTCTCCTCCAGCTACTACAACATTAGCCTCCTCTGCTCATTCTTCACCTAAGCTCTTcaattcctcctcctcctcctcttcctccagccCAGTGACAATTCCCTATTCTGCATCTTTTACCACATACACAGCTCCGCACTCTTTATTTAGCAAAGAACCTATAATGACCTCAAGCACAACAAATGGTATACCCATCTGTGACGGTCTTTTTTCAAACCCCGTTCCCTCCGGTGTCCTCTCCACAGCCACGCAGCCCACGCTGGAGCAAGACACCCTCTGTGAAATTGATTACACAGCGGACGGATTTTTTAAGGAGAAAACATCTTTTCTAAATGCTACAGCTGACGCTACACCCCCTTATTCCCATTTAGAGGCTGGAAGCGCGGGTGTAGTAGCACCGGGTTGCATGCCCCAGCTGCCTCCATGTCGGTTTAGTGGAAACCAAAGCAGTTCAATTCCACCGTCTACTTTTTTACCATCACCTCTTCAaaatcctcttcctccttcttttTTAGCATCAGCAGCTTCAGGTTTGGAGCCATCACCCGTGCCTTCTTTTTCCTCAAAGCAGAGTTATGATCAAGACAATACATCAAACAGTGTGTCTCTGCTCTCCCTGCTCACTGTCCCTGGTCCACTCGATATATCTCAAGCTACCTCCAGCAGCTTCGACAGGGCTCCGTCTGAACCTCCGCCATTGGCGCCACAACCAGGGGTTCCCTCAAAGGATCTTGATCTTTGTGATTTGTACGACTGGCTCATAAGTGGGAATAATAACCAGTAG